The following are encoded in a window of Heterodontus francisci isolate sHetFra1 chromosome 2, sHetFra1.hap1, whole genome shotgun sequence genomic DNA:
- the LOC137380120 gene encoding phthioceranic/hydroxyphthioceranic acid synthase-like → MGEKDEEIAIVGIGCNFPGGEGIDNFWNVLLEGRNCVVDIPPNRFNAKFWHDTDDNKAGKMITKCACFIEGFNEFDHKLFSISQTEANSMDPQHKLLLECTYKALENAGMPMEDVSGSKTGVFIGLMNHDYEGILNNDANKISHYNATGTSMSIAANRISFTFNLTGPSLAIDTACSSSLVALHYASQAIKQGDCELAVCGGVSCIIEPRINVTLSKAKMISPDGMSKPFSSNANGYGRGEGCGILVLKKLVKAQKDHDHIWGVIVCSAVNQDGRTVTPITRPSQMQQEELLRSIYPKNVDPSQIQYMEAHGTGTPAGDPTEAASISNIIGKSRHSNSPPLIMGSVKGNIGHTESAAGAAGLIKVLLMMYHGKIVPSLHYSEENSSINAKALNLHIPTSVKKWEEGWAKEKIAGISSFGFGGTNAHVVVRQCKQDSVYNCVQKPLEIFVLSAASQNSVRMMIKDTSHQIRESDDLVFQNLAYTSTCRRSHKNNRYRKAFVASSLSHLQHQLKAATDTEVTQIKKGVKLIFVFCGNGVLYQGMCKQLIEKEANFRTQIEEIERMLKPYADIKLLDLIQNDCNDFTKPDIAQPLLFAIQVAIVSLLKFWGVQPDVIIGHSVGEVAAAHCAGILSLQDAIKVLYHRSALQSRVTGGRMLVVSNLPVSTVSDKLDSYSGRLCIAAFNSPLSCTVSGDSNAIDKLYTELSSSFGDKNIFLHILDVPAAYHSHLMEPILRQVEENIGNLEKHETEIKVFSTVTGQLVSRNDYVTGKYWARNIRNPVAFEQAIRTAVVEVKSAVFVEIGPRRALQRYIKEIVGNEALVFPAGQPDRDYETLLLVLSKLFELGYNPNWQNMYVERETAPTLYPCYKFDCTKLQINFEDLRQGNENVASTTHPLLSSSSKEGKEYSYNLTPTTAPYVLEHKNNNIPILPGSIHVELGLASVMASIKPKIPLSLCQISITFLSPCIVQPNSTELKVQLNIKDKVTRFIVLTSTASYAKGEVHRGKECTVEETIIAVGHILQRTKERVKSEDIYEALSSLGFQYGSVFRHLGDVFCGDELKEAITCIKVPDEIALQMHEYYIHPVILDYYLQMTAVLAMKISNSRTGFPTHIGSLTLCRPMQQEMMMYMRTCNSAAEFFEVSGGFTDKKGALIAELKNVRITFLSQQNSTGLNNFFYQNNWEEIVHLPKGIDHAAASKSLVFADNYGIANSLQRYLHNQSSYIPYQEPKTLMGTEITQILSQHNINDLNSFDEVLFLWGMQNLTDQNSKAVVEHVSSCCEIYRQILQLVQGKKSTKSIRTITYRTSEKTVDQITPGFALWGMTRSCAAEIQDINFHLIDISSVIATDITALANAISLPPNYPEVMIRLGKIYTSHVTRMHDNISDQFIRMVPYSGFGNVTFQTMDPYKVVKFHAKPQEGNMNELTKQTVHIKIDNICIHSSDYFPVSVAAMNFGRAMYWNKTLTEGHKLLALDFSGTVTAVSSDVKTCKVGDHVVACYPVAAFSTVSLPASVCYKSSKIPLLKQTPCLSYFILAWEILHNILPRAKYHKCLTIVSMAPESCLGKVLSLAATELGWRVQTALNDFSHASIHSDALLFLPPIKTSVVANYVNSSSARHVIVLFDNNQVLDTSQTIPGCEKDNVYIQVLQVANIFQKGYLKKSAHDVYQWMKSMHLKRKQLDLPKTNFQQMISEVDECMEESYFTCKAISIVDLKSTHATDSRMSEIQVYHSQKQLFRSDAAYIVTGGLSGLGFQTVSFIAKHGGGYVLILSRSSPSNEKQKEFGNLWNQFGTHVVSIPCDISVLSDVEKAINVFFHSFPKIAIKGVFHSAVVLHDGLLQTLNKSLFEKVLSPKIAGVLNLHCTTQSLQLDYFVCHSSISSFIGNTGQSNYSAANSFLDSFIHYRRNLGFVGQSLNWGALNLGLLLNKENTQRFLESKGIMIMEISEITRCLEHCLVLNNPQQAVCKFNFSALHRNVISENPSLRARFFSLVQGEISNTQLNQEQVLSSNSAMLPEQYVIALLSEVSNADPAEFTKETYLSSVGLDSMLSITVQNRIYQEKNINLPLVTFLDPKTTIGTVVSLLEAKNVFQPYFGETTLPLNTSLSDTLEEYTQF, encoded by the exons GTGATTGTGAGTTGGCAGTTTGTGGGGGAGTGAGCTGTATCATTGAACCACGCATCAACGTAACACTTAGCAAAGCAAAAATGATATCTCCAGATGGAATGAGCAAGCCATTTTCCAGCAATGCTAATGGATATGGAAGAGGAGAAGGTTGTGGAATTCTTGTGTTGAAGAAGCTAGTAAAG GCACAGAAGGACCATGATCATATTTGGGGAGTTATAGTCTGTAGTGCAGTCAATCAGGACGGCAGGACAGTCACACCCATCACCAGGCCTTCACAAATGCAGCAAGAAGAACTGTTGAGAAGTATTTACCCCAAAAATGTTGACCCATCACAGATTCAGTACATGGAGGCTCATGGAACTGGAACACCAGCTGGTGATCCTACAGAAGCAGCCAGCATATCAAATATCATTGGGAAATCCAGGCATTCAAACTCACCTCCACTTATTATGGGTTCTGTCAAAGGAAACATTGGTCACACAGAGTCAGCTGCAGGAGCAGCAGGTTTAATTAAAGTTCTCCTCATGATGTACCATGGAAAAATTGTACCATCACTCCACTACTCTGAGGAGAATTCAAGCATCAATGCAAAAGCTTTGAATCTACATATTCCAACTAGTGTGAAGAAATGGGAAGAAGGTTGGGCAAAAGAGAAGATAGCAGGGATCAGCTCATTTGGATTTGGGGGAACAAATGCTCACGTAGTAGTAAGGCAGTGCAAGCAGGATTCTGTTTATAACTGTGTACAAAAACCGTTAGAAATATTTGTGCTTTCTGCTGCCTCCCAGAATTCTGTTAGAATGATGATAAAAGATACAAGTCACCAAATAAGGGAAAGTGATGACTTAGTATTCCAGAACCTGGCATATACATCTACATGCAGAAGAAGCCACAAAAATAACAGATATAGAAAGGCATTTGTGGCATCTTCTCTCAGTCATCTACAGCATCAGCTTAAAGCAGCCACAGATACTGAAGTGACTCAGATAAAAAAAGGGGTAAAGCTAATATTTGTATTTTGTGGCAATGGCGTTTTATATCAAGGTATGTGCAAACAGCTTATAGAAAAAGAAGCAAATTTCAGGACACAAATAGAGGAGATAGAACGAATGCTCAAACCATACGCAGACATCAAATTACTAGATTTAATTCAAAATGACTGCAATGACTTCACAAAACCAGACATAGCACAGCCGCTGCTATTTGCCATTCAGGTGGCAATCGTGTCTCTTTTGAAGTTTTGGGGAGTACAGCCTGATGTTATCATTGGCCATTCAGTTGGGGAAGTTGCTGCAGCACATTGTGCTGGGATACTTTCGTTACAAGATGCTATAAAGGTGCTTTACCACCGAAGTGCATTACAGtcaagagtaacaggagggaggatGTTGGTGGTAAGCAATTTACCTGTGTCAACAGTGTCAGACAAGCTTGATTCATATTCAGGGAGACTGTGCATTGCTGCATTCAATAGTCCCTTATCCTGTACAGTGTCAGGTGACTCCAATGCAATAGACAAACTGTACACAGAATTATCCAGTTCATTCGGTGACAAAAATATATTCCTTCATATTTTAGATGTTCCAGCAGCATATCACAGTCACTTGATGGAACCAATTTTAAGGCAGGTAGAAGAGAACATAGGAAATTTAGAGAAACATGAAACAGAGATAAAAGTATTTTCCACTGTTACTGGACAGTTGGTTTCAAGGAATGACTATGTCACAGGCAAATATTGGGCCAGAAATATTCGCAATCCTGTTGCGTTTGAACAAGCCATAAGAACTGCTGTTGTTGAGGTGAAAAGTGCTGTGTTTGTAGAAATAGGGCCAAGAAGAGCCTTACAAAGATACATCAAAGAAATAGTAGGGAATGAGGCTCTGGTTTTTCCTGCAGGACAGCCAGATAGAGATTATGAAACACTGCTTTTAGTTTTATCAAAACTGTTTGAACTAGGGTACAATCCTAACTGGCAAAATATGTATGTAGAACGTGAGACTGCTCCAACATTATATCCTTGCTATAAGTTTGATTGTACTAAGCTTCAAATCAATTTTGAAGACTTGAGGCAAGGTAATGAAAATGTTGCATCTACCACTCACCCCCTCCTCTCCAGTTCAAGCAAAGAGGGCAAGGAATACAGTTACAACCTAACACCAACAACAGCGCCATATGTATTGGAACACAAAAACAACAACATACCTATATTACCTGGTTCCATTCATGTGGAACTTGGGTTAGCATCTGTCATGGCAAGTATTAAGCCAAAGATACCTCTCAGTTTGTGCCAAATCAGTATTACTTTTCTAAGTCCCTGTATTGTGCAACCAAACTCAACTGAGCTCAAGGTACAGCTCAACATCAAAGATAAAGTGACCAGGTTTATTGTTTTGACATCTACTGCCAGTTATGCAAAGGGAGAGGTTCATCGAGGAAAGGAATGTACTGTTGAAGAAACTATTATCGCTGTTGGGCATATTTTGCAAAGGACCAAAGAAAGGGTAAAGTCAGAAGACATCTATGAAGCGCTCTCCTCTTTAGGTTTCCAGTATGGTTCTGTTTTCAGACACCTTGGAGATGTGTTCTGTGGAGACGAATTAAAGGAAGCTATAACATGCATTAAGGTACCAGACGAGATTGCGTTGCAGATGCATGAATACTATATTCATCCAGTCATTTTAGATTATTATTTGCAAATGACTGCCGTGTTAGCAATGAAAATATCAAACTCTAGGACAGGGTTCCCAACACACATAGGGAGTTTGACACTATGCCGACCTATGCAGCAAGAAATGATGATGTATATGAGAACATGTAATAGTGCTGCAGAATTTTTTGAGGTCTCGGGGGGGTTTACAGATAAAAAAGGAGCACTCATTGCAGAACTAAAAAATGTCAGAATTACATTTCTTAGCCAACAAAATTCCACAGGACTCAATAACTTTTTCTACCAAAATAACTGGGAGGAAATTGTTCACCTTCCCAAAGGTATAGATCATGCGGCTGCCTCCAAATCATTGGTATTTGCAGATAACTATGGAATTGCTAATAGTCTTCAAAGGTACCTGCACAATCAGTCGTCATATATTCCTTACCAGGAACCTAAGACATTAATGGGCACAGAAATTACACAGATTCTAAGCCAGCACAATATAAATGATTTGAACAGCTTTGATGAAGTGTTATTCTTGTGGGGGATGCAAAATTTAACTGACCAGAACAGCAAAGCAGTGGTGGAGCATGTCAGCAGCTGCTGCGAGATTTATCGTCAAATCCTTCAATTGGTTCAAGGGAAAAAATCCACCAAGTCTATCAGAACAATCACATACAGGACATCAGAAAAAACAGTGGATCAAATCACTCCAGGCTTTGCCTTATGGGGTATGACCAGATCATGTGCTGCAGAAATTCAAGACATTAATTTTCACCTGATTGACATCAGCTCTGTCATTGCTACAGATATTACAGCATTAGCAAATGCAATTAGCCTGCCTCCTAATTACCCAGAAGTAATGATTAGGCTTGGAAAGATTTATACTTCCCATGTCACACGAATGCATGATAACATTTCTGAccaatttatcagaatggttccttaTTCTGGTTTTGGAAATGTTACTTTCCAGACTATGGATCCCTACAAAGTTGTGAAATTCCATGCAAAGCCACAAGAAGGCAACATGAATGAACTCACAAAACAAACTGTACATATTAAAATTGATAACATTTGCATCCATTCGTCAGATTACTTTCCAGTCAGTGTCGCAGCTATGAACTTTGGACGGGCAATGTACTGGAACAAAACTTTGACAGAAGGGCACAAACTACTTGCTCTAGACTTCAGTGGTACAGTCACAGCGGTCAGCAGTGATGTAAAGACCTGCAAAGTAGGAGATCATGTTGTTGCATGTTATCCAGTTGCCGCATTTTCAACAGTTAGCCTTCCTGCATCTGTTTGTTACAAAAGCAGTAAGATTCCATTGCTGAAGCAGACACCATGTCTTTCATACTTTATACTCGCATGGGAAATACTCCATAACATTTTGCCTAGAGCTAAATATCACAAATGCTTGACAATTGTTTCCATGGCACCAGAATCATGTTTGGGTAAAGTGTTGTCTTTGGCAGCTACTGAGTTGGGTTGGAGAGTTCAAACTGCACTTAATGATTTCTCACATGCTTCCATTCATTCTGATGCATTGCTTTTCCTGCCACCTATTAAGACATCCGTAGTTGCAAATTACGTCAACAGCTCTTCTGCTAGACATGTCATTGTTCTCTTTGACAACAACCAGGTGCTTGACACTTCTCAAACCATTCCTGGTTGTGAAAAGGACAATGTTTATATTCAGGTTTTGCAGGTAGCTAACATATTTCAGAAGGGATATCTTAAGAAATCTGCACATGATGTTTATCAATGGATGAAATCAATGCATTTAAAAAGGAAACAGCTAGATTTGCCAAAGACTAACTTTCAGCAAATGATCTCTGAGGTGGATGAATGCATGGAGGAATCATACTTCACCTGCAAAGCTATCTCAATTGTAGACCTGAAGAGCACACATGCAACAGATAGTAGGATGTCAGAGATACAAGTGTATCACAGTCAAAAACAACTTTTTAGAAGTGATGCTGCATATATAGTGACAGGGGGACTTTCAGGGCTTGGCTTTCAGACAGTAAGTTTCATTGCCAAACATGGTGGTGGATATGTCTTAATTCTGTCAAGGAGCAGTCCATCAAATGAGAAGCAGAAAGAATTTGGAAATCTATGGAATCAGTTTGGGACCCATGTAGTTAGCATACCCTGTGACATTTCAGTGCTGTCAGATGTTGAGAAAGCAATCAATGTTTTTTTTCACTCCTTTCCAAAGATTGCAATTAAAGGAGTGTTTCACAGTGCAGTTGTATTACATGATGGCCTTCTTCAAACTCTAAATAAATCACTGTTTGAAAAGGTTCTGAGTCCCAAAATTGCAGGAGTCCTGAATCTTCACTGTACAACACAATCTCTCCAGCTGGACTACTTTGTATGCCACTCATCAATTTCATCATTTATTGGAAATACTGGCCAGTCAAACTATTCTGCAGCAAACTCGTTTCTTGACTCCTTTATCCACTATAGGAGAAACCTAGGGTTTGTAGGGCAATCTTTAAACTGGGGTGCGCTAAACCTCGGCCTGTTACTCAATAAGGAAAACACCCAAAGATTTCTGGAATCAAAGGGGATAATGATTATGGAAATTTCAGAAATTACTCGATGCCTTGAACACTGCTTGGTATTGAACAATCCACAACAAGCTGTATGTAAATTTAATTTCTCAGCTTTACATAGAAATGTTATCTCTGAAAATCCATCTCTCAGAGCCCGATTTTTTTCACTGGTACAGGGTGAAATCAGTAATACACAGCTCAATCAAGAGCAAGTTTTATCTAGTAATTCAGCAATGCTACCTGAGCAGTATGTCATTGCATTGTTGTCTGAAGTCAGCAATGCTGATCCTGCAGAGTTTACGAAAGAAACATATCTTTCCAGCGTTGGCCTTGATTCCATGCTAAGTATAACAGTACAGAATCGTATTTATCAGGAAAAAAACATCAACTTGCCACTGGTAACATTTCTTGATCCAAAGACAACAATAGGTACTGTGGTGTCACTGCTTGAAGCGAAAAATGTTTTCCAACCATATTTTGGAGAAACAACTCTGCCACTGAACACATCTTTGAGTGATACACTTGAGGAATATACCCAGTTCTAA